From Phragmites australis chromosome 5, lpPhrAust1.1, whole genome shotgun sequence, a single genomic window includes:
- the LOC133918694 gene encoding probable LRR receptor-like serine/threonine-protein kinase At1g53430 isoform X2, translating into MSLCQRTRGSHTRAQTADPLPLNTAGSLTCSCSSSNSMGGDFLARLFFLLLLGLGCSNGGRCQAQTLLPQQEVEALKGIASKLNKTDWDFSVDPCSASGNWVNSTGFLISNVTCDCSFKDHTECHIISLQLMRQNLSGVLPDEVVNLTYLRYLDLSRNFIQGPIPASWANLPIFNLSLQGNRISGTLPKELGRMPMLKSMQLEGNWIEGPIPPELGNIISLERFFISTNNITGELPSTFSRLTNMTDFRIDGNNISGKIPSFIKNWQRVNRIDMQGTLMSGPIPPEISLLNNLTELRVTDLSGPGMKFPPLQNAPHLTEVVLRNCSIYGEIPSYLGQMQYLKVLDISFNMLTGQIPANFGGMAALQYLNMVSSFSSSNDNSLQPCLRRNLPCMGKSRYSSLFINCGGKSVAINGTTYKDDSSQIGTSIFVLSDDRKWAYSSTGDFVGNENADYIARNTSKLTLAHPELYTEARLSPLSLKYYGLCMENGEYMVKLHFAEIVFTEDHTYSSNGKRIFDVFIQGAKVLKDFNIQDEAGGVGHAITKNFTATVTDNTLEIHFYWGGKGTTAIPYRGVYGPLISAISVTQKSRNRHGVSTGVVIAIIAASCLAFVLLLIACYIKVFPKKNPKGSGRQFFYHGRKTKTSELQTRAQYFFSLKEIESATKHFDPSNKIGEGGFGPVYKGTLADGTTVAVKKLSSKSSQGNREFLNEIGIISALRHPNLVRLFGCCIDGDQLLLIYEFLENNSLGRALFGRAEHQLKLDWPTRYNICLGTARGLVYLHEESTLKIVHRDIKPSNILLDENMQPKISDFGLAKLNDDCGRVSTRLAGTVGYMAPEYATRGCLTRKADVYSYGVVTLEIVSGMSNTNSMSNEEYLHLLDWAERLKQQGRLLDIVDRRLGSEYLQEQALRLLNVALLCTKTLPTERPRMSSVVKMLCGQVPIEVVPDDDLIEDLRFNISQSYHSVNNSQTDWTHAASSDPSILQHNSKDSGYLPSSSSPSLKL; encoded by the exons TTGAAGCACTCAAAGGTATAGCGAGCAAGCTTAACAAGACGGATTGGGATTTCAGTGTGGATCCATGCAGCGCATCAGGAAATTGGGTCAATTCCACTGGATTTCTTATCAGCAATGTGACATGTGATTGTTCATTCAAGGACCACACCGAGTGTCATATTATCAGCTT ACAACTTATGCGGCAGAATCTTAGTGGAGTTCTACCTGATGAAGTTGTCAACCTTACTTATCTGAGATATCT TGACTTGTCACGCAACTTCATTCAAGGGCCAATTCCAGCATCATGGGCTAACCTACCTATTTTTAATCT GTCTCTCCAGGGAAATCGCATATCTGGAACACTACCTAAGGAGCTTGGACGCATGCCCATGTTGAAATCTAT GCAGCTAGAAGGCAATTGGATTGAGGGTCCTATTCCACCAGAGCTGGGTAACATCATCAGCTTGGAGAGATT TTTCATTTCTACAAATAACATCACAGGAGAGTTGCCCTCAACATTTTCCAGGCTGACTAATATGACAGATTT TCGAATTGATGGGAACAATATCTCAGGGAAAATACCTAGTTTCATAAAGAACTGGCAGCGTGTCAACAGAAT AGATATGCAGGGTACCTTGATGAGTGGGCCTATTCCTCCAGAAATTTCCTTGTTGAACAACTTGACAGAACT GAGGGTGACTGATTTGAGTGGACCAGGCATGAAATTTCCCCCCTTACAAAATGCGCCGCACCTTACAGAAGT AGTCCTAAGAAATTGCTCCATATATGGTGAAATACCTTCTTACCTTGGACAAATGCAGTATCTGAAAGTCTT GGATATAAGCTTCAACATGTTGACTGGTCAAATTCCAGCAAATTTTGGAGGAATGGCCGCACTACAATATTT AAATATGGTGTCAAGCTTTTCATCTTCAAATGACAATTC ATTGCAACCATGCTTAAGAAGGAATCTTCCTTGCATGGGCAAATCACGTT ATTCCTCCCTGTTCATCAATTGTGGTGGCAAAAGTGTGGCGATCAATGGAACTACCTATAAGGATGACTCATCTCAAATAGGAACATCAATTTTTGTTTTATCTGATGATAGAAAATGGGCATATAGTAGTACAGGTGATTTTGTGGGTAACGAGAATGCCGACTACATTGCTAGAAACACATCAAAACTGACCCTGGCTCATCCCGAGCTATACACTGAAGCTCGCCTCTCACCTCTCTCACTGAAATATTATGGCCTTTGCATGGAGAACGGTGAATATATGGTAAAGCTTCATTTTGCTGAGATTGTGTTCACAGAAGATCATACTTATTCCAGCAATGGCAAGCGCATTTTTGATGTCTTCATCCAG GGTGCTaaagttttgaaggattttAACATTCAAGATGAGGCGGGTGGTGTTGGTCATGCAATCACAAAAAATTTTACAGCCACCGTTACTGATAATACGCTGGAAATTCACTTCTACTGGGGAGGCAAAGGCACCACAGCCATACCTTACCGGGGTGTATATGGTCCACTTATCTCAGCCATATCTGTGACACAAA AAAGCAGGAACCGCCATGGAGTCTCTACAGGAGTGGTGATCGCCATAATAGCAGCATCATGTTTAGCTTTCGTATTGCTGCTAATAGCCTGCTACATCAAAGTCTTCCCGAAAAAGAATCCGAAAGGAAGCG GTAGACAGTTCTTTTACCATGGAAGGAAAACCAAGACTTCAGAGCTTCAAACACGGGCACAGTATTTCTTTAGCTTGAAAGAGATTGAATCTGCAACAAAACATTTTGATCCTTCAAATAAAATAGGTGAGGGTGGCTTTGGACCTGTTTACAAG GGTACACTAGCAGATGGTACTACAGTTGCCGTCAAAAAGCTGTCTTCAAAGTCAAGCCAAGGAAATCGTGAGTTTTTAAATGAGATAGGAATAATATCTGCTCTAAGGCATCCAAATCTTGTGAGGCTCTTTGGTTGTTGTATTGATGGGGATCAGCTTTTGCTGATATATGAATTCCTGGAAAATAATAGTCTTGGTCGGGCACTTTTTG GTCGTGCAGAACATCAGTTGAAATTAGACTGGCCAACAAGGTACAACATCTGCCTTGGAACTGCGAGAGGACTGGTCTATCTCCATGAAGAGTCTACATTAAAAATCGTCCATAGAGATATTAAACCATCAAATATTCTTCTCGATGAAAATATGCAACCCAAAATATCTGATTTTGGTTTGGCTAAACTGAATGATGATTGTGGACGTGTGAGCACTCGGCTTGCTGGAACTGT CGGTTATATGGCTCCTGAATATGCCACAAGAGGTTGCTTGACACGTAAAGCAGATGTGTACAGTTACGGAGTGGTGACACTAGAGATTGTTAGTGGAATGAGCAATACAAATAGCATGTCAAATGAAGAATATCTTCATCTTCTTGATTGG GCCGAAAGATTGAAGCAGCAAGGGAGGCTGCTAGACATTGTGGACCGCCGTCTTGGTTCTGAATACTTGCAAGAACAGGCATTGAGGCTGCTGAATGTAGCTCTCCTCTGTACAAAGACGTTACCAACCGAGCGGCCAAGAATGTCTTCAGTGGTGAAGATGCTTTGTGGTCAGGTCCCCATTGAGGTTGTACCTGATGATGATCTAATAGAAGACTTACGGTTCAATATCTCCCAATCCTACCACTCCGTGAATAACAGCCAAACAGATTGGACCCACGCGGCGTCAAGTGATCCTTCAATTTTGCAGCACAACAGCAAGGACAGTGGTTACCTTCCGTCTTCGAGCTCCCCTTCTCTGAAGCTGTGA
- the LOC133918694 gene encoding probable LRR receptor-like serine/threonine-protein kinase At1g53440 isoform X3: MVCVPCSDLSRNFIQGPIPASWANLPIFNLSLQGNRISGTLPKELGRMPMLKSMQLEGNWIEGPIPPELGNIISLERFFISTNNITGELPSTFSRLTNMTDFRIDGNNISGKIPSFIKNWQRVNRIDMQGTLMSGPIPPEISLLNNLTELRVTDLSGPGMKFPPLQNAPHLTEVVLRNCSIYGEIPSYLGQMQYLKVLDISFNMLTGQIPANFGGMAALQYLYLTDNMLTGDLPAWMLKNKASNKVNMDISYNNFTGNPPSECQQANVNMVSSFSSSNDNSLQPCLRRNLPCMGKSRYSSLFINCGGKSVAINGTTYKDDSSQIGTSIFVLSDDRKWAYSSTGDFVGNENADYIARNTSKLTLAHPELYTEARLSPLSLKYYGLCMENGEYMVKLHFAEIVFTEDHTYSSNGKRIFDVFIQGAKVLKDFNIQDEAGGVGHAITKNFTATVTDNTLEIHFYWGGKGTTAIPYRGVYGPLISAISVTQKSRNRHGVSTGVVIAIIAASCLAFVLLLIACYIKVFPKKNPKGSGRQFFYHGRKTKTSELQTRAQYFFSLKEIESATKHFDPSNKIGEGGFGPVYKGTLADGTTVAVKKLSSKSSQGNREFLNEIGIISALRHPNLVRLFGCCIDGDQLLLIYEFLENNSLGRALFGRAEHQLKLDWPTRYNICLGTARGLVYLHEESTLKIVHRDIKPSNILLDENMQPKISDFGLAKLNDDCGRVSTRLAGTVGYMAPEYATRGCLTRKADVYSYGVVTLEIVSGMSNTNSMSNEEYLHLLDWAERLKQQGRLLDIVDRRLGSEYLQEQALRLLNVALLCTKTLPTERPRMSSVVKMLCGQVPIEVVPDDDLIEDLRFNISQSYHSVNNSQTDWTHAASSDPSILQHNSKDSGYLPSSSSPSLKL; the protein is encoded by the exons ATGGTTTGTGTTCCTTGCAGTGACTTGTCACGCAACTTCATTCAAGGGCCAATTCCAGCATCATGGGCTAACCTACCTATTTTTAATCT GTCTCTCCAGGGAAATCGCATATCTGGAACACTACCTAAGGAGCTTGGACGCATGCCCATGTTGAAATCTAT GCAGCTAGAAGGCAATTGGATTGAGGGTCCTATTCCACCAGAGCTGGGTAACATCATCAGCTTGGAGAGATT TTTCATTTCTACAAATAACATCACAGGAGAGTTGCCCTCAACATTTTCCAGGCTGACTAATATGACAGATTT TCGAATTGATGGGAACAATATCTCAGGGAAAATACCTAGTTTCATAAAGAACTGGCAGCGTGTCAACAGAAT AGATATGCAGGGTACCTTGATGAGTGGGCCTATTCCTCCAGAAATTTCCTTGTTGAACAACTTGACAGAACT GAGGGTGACTGATTTGAGTGGACCAGGCATGAAATTTCCCCCCTTACAAAATGCGCCGCACCTTACAGAAGT AGTCCTAAGAAATTGCTCCATATATGGTGAAATACCTTCTTACCTTGGACAAATGCAGTATCTGAAAGTCTT GGATATAAGCTTCAACATGTTGACTGGTCAAATTCCAGCAAATTTTGGAGGAATGGCCGCACTACAATATTT GTACCTGACTGACAATATGCTGACTGGAGATTTGCCTGCTTGGATGTTGAAAAACAAGGCAAGCAATAAAGTAAACAT GGATATATCATATAATAACTTCACGGGTAACCCTCCATCCGAATGTCAGCAAGCAAATGT AAATATGGTGTCAAGCTTTTCATCTTCAAATGACAATTC ATTGCAACCATGCTTAAGAAGGAATCTTCCTTGCATGGGCAAATCACGTT ATTCCTCCCTGTTCATCAATTGTGGTGGCAAAAGTGTGGCGATCAATGGAACTACCTATAAGGATGACTCATCTCAAATAGGAACATCAATTTTTGTTTTATCTGATGATAGAAAATGGGCATATAGTAGTACAGGTGATTTTGTGGGTAACGAGAATGCCGACTACATTGCTAGAAACACATCAAAACTGACCCTGGCTCATCCCGAGCTATACACTGAAGCTCGCCTCTCACCTCTCTCACTGAAATATTATGGCCTTTGCATGGAGAACGGTGAATATATGGTAAAGCTTCATTTTGCTGAGATTGTGTTCACAGAAGATCATACTTATTCCAGCAATGGCAAGCGCATTTTTGATGTCTTCATCCAG GGTGCTaaagttttgaaggattttAACATTCAAGATGAGGCGGGTGGTGTTGGTCATGCAATCACAAAAAATTTTACAGCCACCGTTACTGATAATACGCTGGAAATTCACTTCTACTGGGGAGGCAAAGGCACCACAGCCATACCTTACCGGGGTGTATATGGTCCACTTATCTCAGCCATATCTGTGACACAAA AAAGCAGGAACCGCCATGGAGTCTCTACAGGAGTGGTGATCGCCATAATAGCAGCATCATGTTTAGCTTTCGTATTGCTGCTAATAGCCTGCTACATCAAAGTCTTCCCGAAAAAGAATCCGAAAGGAAGCG GTAGACAGTTCTTTTACCATGGAAGGAAAACCAAGACTTCAGAGCTTCAAACACGGGCACAGTATTTCTTTAGCTTGAAAGAGATTGAATCTGCAACAAAACATTTTGATCCTTCAAATAAAATAGGTGAGGGTGGCTTTGGACCTGTTTACAAG GGTACACTAGCAGATGGTACTACAGTTGCCGTCAAAAAGCTGTCTTCAAAGTCAAGCCAAGGAAATCGTGAGTTTTTAAATGAGATAGGAATAATATCTGCTCTAAGGCATCCAAATCTTGTGAGGCTCTTTGGTTGTTGTATTGATGGGGATCAGCTTTTGCTGATATATGAATTCCTGGAAAATAATAGTCTTGGTCGGGCACTTTTTG GTCGTGCAGAACATCAGTTGAAATTAGACTGGCCAACAAGGTACAACATCTGCCTTGGAACTGCGAGAGGACTGGTCTATCTCCATGAAGAGTCTACATTAAAAATCGTCCATAGAGATATTAAACCATCAAATATTCTTCTCGATGAAAATATGCAACCCAAAATATCTGATTTTGGTTTGGCTAAACTGAATGATGATTGTGGACGTGTGAGCACTCGGCTTGCTGGAACTGT CGGTTATATGGCTCCTGAATATGCCACAAGAGGTTGCTTGACACGTAAAGCAGATGTGTACAGTTACGGAGTGGTGACACTAGAGATTGTTAGTGGAATGAGCAATACAAATAGCATGTCAAATGAAGAATATCTTCATCTTCTTGATTGG GCCGAAAGATTGAAGCAGCAAGGGAGGCTGCTAGACATTGTGGACCGCCGTCTTGGTTCTGAATACTTGCAAGAACAGGCATTGAGGCTGCTGAATGTAGCTCTCCTCTGTACAAAGACGTTACCAACCGAGCGGCCAAGAATGTCTTCAGTGGTGAAGATGCTTTGTGGTCAGGTCCCCATTGAGGTTGTACCTGATGATGATCTAATAGAAGACTTACGGTTCAATATCTCCCAATCCTACCACTCCGTGAATAACAGCCAAACAGATTGGACCCACGCGGCGTCAAGTGATCCTTCAATTTTGCAGCACAACAGCAAGGACAGTGGTTACCTTCCGTCTTCGAGCTCCCCTTCTCTGAAGCTGTGA
- the LOC133918696 gene encoding aquaporin NIP1-1-like has protein sequence MAGGGDNAQTNGAHDQRAMEEGRKEEYADQGCATAISVPFVQKIIAEIFGTYFLIFAGCGAVTINASRDGQITFPGVAIVWGLAVMVMVYAVGHISGAHFNPAVTFAFATCGRFPWRQLPAYVLAQMLGATLASGTLRLMFGGRHEHFPGTLPTGSDAQSLVLEIITTFYLMFVISGVATDNRAIGELAGLAVGATILLNVLIAGPVSGASMNPARSVGPALIGGQYRSLWVYVVGPVAGAVAGAWAYNLIRFTNKPLREITKSGSFLKSMNRMNSAA, from the exons atggCAGGAGGAGGCGACAACGCCCAGACGAATGGAGCTCACGACCAGAGAGCCATGGAGGAGGGGAGGAAAGAGGAGTACGCCGACCAGGGCTGCGCCACGGCCATCTCCGTTCCGTTCGTCCAGAAG ATCATCGCTGAGATCTTTGGGACCTACTTCCTGATCTTCGCGGGGTGCGGCGCGGTGACGATCAACGCGAGCAGGGACGGGCAGATCACGTTCCCGGGGGTGGCCATCGTGTGGGGATTGGCCGTCATGGTGATGGTGTACGCCGTCGGCCACATCTCCGGCGCGCACTTCAACCCGGCCGTCACCTTCGCCTTCGCCACCTGCGGCCGGTTCCCGTGGCGGCAGCTGCCCGCGTACGTGCTGGCGCAGATGCTGGGCGCCACGCTCGCCTCCGGGACGCTGCGGCTCATGTTCGGCGGGCGGCACGAGCACTTCCCGGGCACGCTCCCGACCGGGTCCGACGCGCAGTCGCTCGTGCTGGAGATCATCACCACCTTCTACCTCATGTTCGTCATCTCCGGCGTCGCCACCGACAACAGAGCC ATTGGGGAGTTGGCAGGGCTGGCCGTGGGTGCAACCATCCTGCTTAACGTGCTCATTGCTGG GCCTGTCTCGGGAGCGTCGATGAACCCGGCGAGGAGCGTTGGCCCGGCGCTCATCGGCGGGCAGTACAGGTCGCTCTGGGTGTACGTGGTCGGCCCCGTGGCCGGAGCGGTGGCCGGGGCGTGGGCCTACAACCTCATCCGGTTCACCAACAAGCCCCTCCGCGAGATCACCAAGAGCGGCTCCTtcctcaagagcatgaacaGGATGAACTCCGCCGCCTAA
- the LOC133918694 gene encoding probable LRR receptor-like serine/threonine-protein kinase At1g53430 isoform X1, whose product MSLCQRTRGSHTRAQTADPLPLNTAGSLTCSCSSSNSMGGDFLARLFFLLLLGLGCSNGGRCQAQTLLPQQEVEALKGIASKLNKTDWDFSVDPCSASGNWVNSTGFLISNVTCDCSFKDHTECHIISLQLMRQNLSGVLPDEVVNLTYLRYLDLSRNFIQGPIPASWANLPIFNLSLQGNRISGTLPKELGRMPMLKSMQLEGNWIEGPIPPELGNIISLERFFISTNNITGELPSTFSRLTNMTDFRIDGNNISGKIPSFIKNWQRVNRIDMQGTLMSGPIPPEISLLNNLTELRVTDLSGPGMKFPPLQNAPHLTEVVLRNCSIYGEIPSYLGQMQYLKVLDISFNMLTGQIPANFGGMAALQYLYLTDNMLTGDLPAWMLKNKASNKVNMDISYNNFTGNPPSECQQANVNMVSSFSSSNDNSLQPCLRRNLPCMGKSRYSSLFINCGGKSVAINGTTYKDDSSQIGTSIFVLSDDRKWAYSSTGDFVGNENADYIARNTSKLTLAHPELYTEARLSPLSLKYYGLCMENGEYMVKLHFAEIVFTEDHTYSSNGKRIFDVFIQGAKVLKDFNIQDEAGGVGHAITKNFTATVTDNTLEIHFYWGGKGTTAIPYRGVYGPLISAISVTQKSRNRHGVSTGVVIAIIAASCLAFVLLLIACYIKVFPKKNPKGSGRQFFYHGRKTKTSELQTRAQYFFSLKEIESATKHFDPSNKIGEGGFGPVYKGTLADGTTVAVKKLSSKSSQGNREFLNEIGIISALRHPNLVRLFGCCIDGDQLLLIYEFLENNSLGRALFGRAEHQLKLDWPTRYNICLGTARGLVYLHEESTLKIVHRDIKPSNILLDENMQPKISDFGLAKLNDDCGRVSTRLAGTVGYMAPEYATRGCLTRKADVYSYGVVTLEIVSGMSNTNSMSNEEYLHLLDWAERLKQQGRLLDIVDRRLGSEYLQEQALRLLNVALLCTKTLPTERPRMSSVVKMLCGQVPIEVVPDDDLIEDLRFNISQSYHSVNNSQTDWTHAASSDPSILQHNSKDSGYLPSSSSPSLKL is encoded by the exons TTGAAGCACTCAAAGGTATAGCGAGCAAGCTTAACAAGACGGATTGGGATTTCAGTGTGGATCCATGCAGCGCATCAGGAAATTGGGTCAATTCCACTGGATTTCTTATCAGCAATGTGACATGTGATTGTTCATTCAAGGACCACACCGAGTGTCATATTATCAGCTT ACAACTTATGCGGCAGAATCTTAGTGGAGTTCTACCTGATGAAGTTGTCAACCTTACTTATCTGAGATATCT TGACTTGTCACGCAACTTCATTCAAGGGCCAATTCCAGCATCATGGGCTAACCTACCTATTTTTAATCT GTCTCTCCAGGGAAATCGCATATCTGGAACACTACCTAAGGAGCTTGGACGCATGCCCATGTTGAAATCTAT GCAGCTAGAAGGCAATTGGATTGAGGGTCCTATTCCACCAGAGCTGGGTAACATCATCAGCTTGGAGAGATT TTTCATTTCTACAAATAACATCACAGGAGAGTTGCCCTCAACATTTTCCAGGCTGACTAATATGACAGATTT TCGAATTGATGGGAACAATATCTCAGGGAAAATACCTAGTTTCATAAAGAACTGGCAGCGTGTCAACAGAAT AGATATGCAGGGTACCTTGATGAGTGGGCCTATTCCTCCAGAAATTTCCTTGTTGAACAACTTGACAGAACT GAGGGTGACTGATTTGAGTGGACCAGGCATGAAATTTCCCCCCTTACAAAATGCGCCGCACCTTACAGAAGT AGTCCTAAGAAATTGCTCCATATATGGTGAAATACCTTCTTACCTTGGACAAATGCAGTATCTGAAAGTCTT GGATATAAGCTTCAACATGTTGACTGGTCAAATTCCAGCAAATTTTGGAGGAATGGCCGCACTACAATATTT GTACCTGACTGACAATATGCTGACTGGAGATTTGCCTGCTTGGATGTTGAAAAACAAGGCAAGCAATAAAGTAAACAT GGATATATCATATAATAACTTCACGGGTAACCCTCCATCCGAATGTCAGCAAGCAAATGT AAATATGGTGTCAAGCTTTTCATCTTCAAATGACAATTC ATTGCAACCATGCTTAAGAAGGAATCTTCCTTGCATGGGCAAATCACGTT ATTCCTCCCTGTTCATCAATTGTGGTGGCAAAAGTGTGGCGATCAATGGAACTACCTATAAGGATGACTCATCTCAAATAGGAACATCAATTTTTGTTTTATCTGATGATAGAAAATGGGCATATAGTAGTACAGGTGATTTTGTGGGTAACGAGAATGCCGACTACATTGCTAGAAACACATCAAAACTGACCCTGGCTCATCCCGAGCTATACACTGAAGCTCGCCTCTCACCTCTCTCACTGAAATATTATGGCCTTTGCATGGAGAACGGTGAATATATGGTAAAGCTTCATTTTGCTGAGATTGTGTTCACAGAAGATCATACTTATTCCAGCAATGGCAAGCGCATTTTTGATGTCTTCATCCAG GGTGCTaaagttttgaaggattttAACATTCAAGATGAGGCGGGTGGTGTTGGTCATGCAATCACAAAAAATTTTACAGCCACCGTTACTGATAATACGCTGGAAATTCACTTCTACTGGGGAGGCAAAGGCACCACAGCCATACCTTACCGGGGTGTATATGGTCCACTTATCTCAGCCATATCTGTGACACAAA AAAGCAGGAACCGCCATGGAGTCTCTACAGGAGTGGTGATCGCCATAATAGCAGCATCATGTTTAGCTTTCGTATTGCTGCTAATAGCCTGCTACATCAAAGTCTTCCCGAAAAAGAATCCGAAAGGAAGCG GTAGACAGTTCTTTTACCATGGAAGGAAAACCAAGACTTCAGAGCTTCAAACACGGGCACAGTATTTCTTTAGCTTGAAAGAGATTGAATCTGCAACAAAACATTTTGATCCTTCAAATAAAATAGGTGAGGGTGGCTTTGGACCTGTTTACAAG GGTACACTAGCAGATGGTACTACAGTTGCCGTCAAAAAGCTGTCTTCAAAGTCAAGCCAAGGAAATCGTGAGTTTTTAAATGAGATAGGAATAATATCTGCTCTAAGGCATCCAAATCTTGTGAGGCTCTTTGGTTGTTGTATTGATGGGGATCAGCTTTTGCTGATATATGAATTCCTGGAAAATAATAGTCTTGGTCGGGCACTTTTTG GTCGTGCAGAACATCAGTTGAAATTAGACTGGCCAACAAGGTACAACATCTGCCTTGGAACTGCGAGAGGACTGGTCTATCTCCATGAAGAGTCTACATTAAAAATCGTCCATAGAGATATTAAACCATCAAATATTCTTCTCGATGAAAATATGCAACCCAAAATATCTGATTTTGGTTTGGCTAAACTGAATGATGATTGTGGACGTGTGAGCACTCGGCTTGCTGGAACTGT CGGTTATATGGCTCCTGAATATGCCACAAGAGGTTGCTTGACACGTAAAGCAGATGTGTACAGTTACGGAGTGGTGACACTAGAGATTGTTAGTGGAATGAGCAATACAAATAGCATGTCAAATGAAGAATATCTTCATCTTCTTGATTGG GCCGAAAGATTGAAGCAGCAAGGGAGGCTGCTAGACATTGTGGACCGCCGTCTTGGTTCTGAATACTTGCAAGAACAGGCATTGAGGCTGCTGAATGTAGCTCTCCTCTGTACAAAGACGTTACCAACCGAGCGGCCAAGAATGTCTTCAGTGGTGAAGATGCTTTGTGGTCAGGTCCCCATTGAGGTTGTACCTGATGATGATCTAATAGAAGACTTACGGTTCAATATCTCCCAATCCTACCACTCCGTGAATAACAGCCAAACAGATTGGACCCACGCGGCGTCAAGTGATCCTTCAATTTTGCAGCACAACAGCAAGGACAGTGGTTACCTTCCGTCTTCGAGCTCCCCTTCTCTGAAGCTGTGA